A genomic stretch from Haloferax sp. Atlit-12N includes:
- a CDS encoding type II toxin-antitoxin system RelE/ParE family toxin, with the protein MSEDDYAVLLADQPREFLSVADEKTTRICKEKLGYLSENPYPGRGRGDKEKLPIDGRRDRFRMHVSRTYTAIYTVLEDEKEVRVVEILPIDDAHKRYGF; encoded by the coding sequence ATGTCTGAGGACGACTACGCTGTTCTTCTTGCTGATCAACCACGCGAGTTCTTGAGTGTCGCCGATGAGAAGACGACACGAATTTGCAAGGAGAAGCTGGGATACCTGAGCGAGAACCCATATCCAGGGCGAGGACGCGGGGATAAAGAGAAGTTGCCCATCGACGGGCGACGTGATCGGTTCCGTATGCACGTCTCACGGACCTACACAGCGATTTACACCGTCTTGGAAGACGAAAAAGAGGTTCGCGTCGTCGAAATACTACCAATCGACGATGCCCACAAGCGATACGGTTTCTGA